A part of Myxococcus landrumus genomic DNA contains:
- a CDS encoding FAD-dependent oxidoreductase, protein MFIVILGSGVSGLTCGIRLLEAGHSVEVWARELPPRTTSDVAAAVWYPYRAWPQERVNVWAKRTYGVLESLSRERPDAGILMIPGVEVFRRHVEDPWWRDSVPDFRRARPDELPPGLSEGYHFSAPVIEMPRYLPFLMERLRKLGGRIVQREVRSLEEAWARTPVVVNCTALGAREVVGDETLFPIRGEVLRVTPPPTGRFIFDDECEQGIAYVIPRSRDCILGGTVDEGNASLVPDPEVARGILERNAPLLPPGAVFEVVEHKVGLRPGRPSVRVEAEVSGARVVVHDYGHGGAGVTLSWGCAEEVVTLVAAHAR, encoded by the coding sequence ATGTTCATTGTCATCCTAGGCAGCGGCGTGTCGGGCCTGACGTGTGGCATCCGCTTGTTGGAGGCGGGACACTCGGTGGAGGTCTGGGCCCGGGAGTTGCCGCCGCGCACGACATCGGATGTCGCCGCGGCTGTCTGGTATCCCTACCGGGCGTGGCCGCAGGAGCGCGTCAATGTCTGGGCGAAGCGGACGTACGGGGTGCTGGAGTCACTCTCCCGTGAGCGTCCTGATGCGGGCATCCTGATGATTCCTGGCGTGGAAGTGTTTCGTCGCCATGTCGAGGACCCGTGGTGGCGCGACAGCGTCCCGGACTTCCGCAGGGCCCGCCCCGACGAGCTTCCACCGGGATTGTCGGAGGGTTACCACTTCTCCGCGCCGGTCATCGAGATGCCGCGCTATCTGCCCTTCCTGATGGAGCGCTTGCGGAAGCTGGGCGGGCGCATCGTCCAGCGCGAGGTGCGTTCGCTGGAGGAGGCGTGGGCTCGAACGCCGGTGGTGGTCAACTGCACGGCCCTGGGCGCGCGCGAGGTGGTGGGCGACGAGACGCTCTTCCCGATTCGGGGTGAGGTGTTGCGCGTGACACCCCCGCCGACGGGTCGCTTCATCTTCGATGACGAGTGCGAGCAGGGCATTGCCTATGTGATTCCGCGCTCGCGGGACTGCATCCTGGGAGGCACGGTGGACGAGGGCAATGCGTCGCTGGTGCCGGACCCGGAGGTGGCGCGGGGCATCCTGGAGCGCAATGCGCCGTTGTTGCCACCGGGGGCGGTGTTCGAGGTCGTGGAGCACAAGGTGGGACTGCGCCCCGGGCGTCCCTCCGTGCGGGTGGAGGCGGAGGTGTCTGGGGCGCGCGTGGTGGTGCACGACTACGGGCACGGAGGTGCGGGCGTCACGCTCTCGTGGGGTTGCGCGGAGGAGGTCGTGACGCTGGTGGCGGCGCACGCACGCTGA
- a CDS encoding cupin-like domain-containing protein produces MSQTQAARAVEAVAEHSAVRHGLQSSHRRQELEALLATRAVLHAQHHPGPSPLAVERQRGLSPDAFFERYFVRNQPVIVEGLLEDWPALKRWTPEWLAERFGDEAVEVMAGRGAEPDPDFHAERLRRTQSMRSLVAQVRGARESDDVYLVARNSLLLKPAFRALLDDLRPPSGFIHPDLSAPDSVHLWFGPAGTLSNLHHDHLNILFCQVLGRKRFWLLPPCETPRLYNDRGLYSAVDIRAPDARRFPDFARASLHSCVVGPGDALLIPVGWWHAVQALDVSLSVTFVSFDRPERNVEWRDYWIGPRPEKVQR; encoded by the coding sequence TTGTCCCAGACACAGGCGGCCCGGGCCGTGGAGGCCGTGGCCGAGCACTCCGCGGTGCGTCACGGTCTCCAGTCCTCCCACCGGCGTCAGGAATTGGAGGCCCTGCTGGCGACCCGCGCCGTGTTGCATGCCCAGCACCATCCCGGGCCGTCCCCCCTCGCAGTCGAGCGCCAGCGTGGCTTGAGCCCCGATGCGTTCTTCGAGCGCTACTTCGTGCGCAACCAGCCCGTCATCGTCGAAGGGCTGCTGGAGGACTGGCCCGCGCTGAAGCGCTGGACGCCGGAATGGCTGGCGGAGCGATTTGGCGACGAGGCGGTGGAGGTCATGGCGGGCCGGGGCGCCGAGCCAGACCCGGACTTCCACGCCGAGCGGCTGCGAAGGACCCAGTCCATGCGCTCGCTGGTGGCGCAGGTGCGAGGGGCACGTGAATCGGATGATGTCTATCTCGTCGCGCGCAACAGCCTGCTCTTGAAGCCAGCCTTTCGTGCCCTGCTCGACGACCTGCGTCCTCCGTCTGGCTTCATCCATCCGGACCTGAGCGCGCCCGACAGTGTCCACCTGTGGTTCGGCCCCGCGGGGACGTTGTCCAACCTGCACCACGACCACCTCAACATCCTCTTCTGCCAGGTGTTGGGGCGGAAGCGCTTCTGGCTGTTGCCTCCCTGCGAGACACCTCGCCTCTACAACGACCGGGGGCTCTACAGCGCGGTGGATATCCGCGCGCCGGACGCACGCCGCTTCCCGGACTTCGCGCGGGCCTCGTTGCATTCGTGTGTGGTGGGCCCCGGGGATGCGCTGTTGATTCCCGTGGGCTGGTGGCACGCGGTGCAGGCCCTGGACGTGAGCCTGTCCGTGACGTTCGTCAGCTTCGACAGGCCGGAGCGCAACGTGGAGTGGCGCGACTATTGGATTGGCCCCCGGCCGGAGAAGGTCCAGCGATGA
- a CDS encoding cupin-like domain-containing protein produces MADVASSLGADWREWLAENVVRGVDVERLVDTLVTAGLSRATARAEVAATREHPAVRAGLGHTRLHEDTLSLLDTRVLLHRHAGGHRRVERHKDLPIPEVMTRYYLAHRPVLLEGFMRDWPLMERWTPQSLASALGEVEVEVMAGREARADHDLEPDACRTVMRFAEFIRRLEEGGPSNDLYLTARNFALEREELRGFLDDVRYPPGLLRKSARPGAVKLWVGPAGTLTGLHHDLGTVLFGQVFGRKRFRLIPSFHTHHVYSHLEVWSQVDAERPDLTRFPAYREADVLEVIVEPGDMLLIPAGWWHWVHALDVSVSVTFQEFEVPEGNTWWKLG; encoded by the coding sequence ATGGCGGACGTGGCATCCAGCCTTGGGGCGGACTGGCGGGAGTGGCTGGCGGAGAACGTGGTGCGGGGCGTGGACGTGGAGCGCCTGGTCGACACCCTCGTCACCGCGGGGCTCTCACGGGCCACGGCGCGCGCGGAGGTCGCCGCCACGCGGGAGCACCCCGCGGTGCGGGCGGGGCTCGGGCATACGCGCCTGCATGAGGACACGCTGTCGCTGCTCGACACGCGCGTCCTGCTTCATCGCCACGCCGGAGGTCATCGGCGGGTGGAGCGGCACAAGGACCTGCCCATCCCGGAGGTGATGACCCGCTACTACCTGGCTCACCGTCCCGTGCTGCTCGAGGGCTTCATGCGCGACTGGCCGCTGATGGAGCGCTGGACGCCTCAATCCCTCGCAAGCGCGCTGGGGGAGGTGGAGGTGGAGGTGATGGCGGGGCGCGAGGCTCGCGCGGACCACGACCTGGAGCCAGACGCGTGCCGCACGGTGATGCGCTTCGCGGAGTTCATCCGCAGGCTGGAGGAGGGGGGCCCCAGCAATGACCTCTACCTCACGGCCCGGAACTTCGCGTTGGAGCGGGAGGAGCTGCGCGGGTTTCTGGATGACGTGCGCTACCCGCCGGGGTTGCTCCGGAAGTCAGCGCGCCCAGGCGCGGTGAAGCTCTGGGTGGGCCCCGCGGGGACGCTGACGGGGCTGCATCACGACCTGGGCACGGTCCTCTTCGGACAAGTGTTCGGACGCAAACGCTTCCGGCTCATTCCCTCGTTCCACACGCACCACGTCTATAGCCATCTCGAGGTGTGGAGCCAGGTCGACGCGGAGCGGCCAGACCTCACACGCTTCCCCGCGTATCGCGAGGCAGACGTGCTCGAGGTCATCGTGGAGCCGGGTGACATGCTGTTGATTCCAGCGGGGTGGTGGCACTGGGTGCATGCGCTGGATGTCAGCGTGTCTGTCACCTTCCAGGAGTTCGAAGTCCCGGAGGGCAATACCTGGTGGAAGCTGGGATGA
- the rdgC gene encoding recombination-associated protein RdgC: protein MPVLRGAVTFSRFRVEHAKEAPSDIKRWLTRGLKAHAFEPIDRRSEDDRAAGFVELENADAVDFSAGRVFYGEYALFSFRIDSLKVPAAAMKAELAKWSANFEQENDRPASRGEKTQAKAQIKQMLRTRATPRTNVLDVSWNQTTQQMQIWAASRKVVEEIVIALENALSLKFVGLTPAAIAQTSGLDEGALGPTAELIGMDLPATAEVAHGEA, encoded by the coding sequence ATGCCTGTCCTCCGTGGTGCCGTCACCTTCTCGCGCTTCCGCGTCGAACACGCGAAGGAAGCGCCTTCCGACATCAAGCGCTGGCTGACCCGTGGCCTCAAGGCGCACGCGTTCGAGCCCATTGACCGCCGCTCCGAGGATGACCGCGCCGCCGGCTTCGTGGAGCTGGAGAACGCCGACGCCGTCGACTTCTCCGCGGGCCGTGTCTTCTATGGCGAGTACGCGCTCTTCTCGTTCCGCATCGACTCGCTCAAGGTTCCCGCGGCGGCGATGAAGGCGGAGCTGGCGAAGTGGTCCGCCAACTTCGAGCAGGAGAATGACCGGCCGGCCAGCCGAGGCGAGAAGACGCAGGCCAAGGCGCAGATCAAGCAGATGCTGCGCACGCGCGCCACGCCTCGCACCAACGTGCTGGATGTGAGCTGGAACCAGACGACGCAGCAGATGCAGATCTGGGCCGCGTCTCGCAAGGTGGTGGAGGAGATTGTCATCGCGTTGGAGAACGCGCTGTCGCTGAAGTTCGTGGGCCTGACGCCCGCGGCCATCGCGCAGACGTCGGGACTCGACGAGGGGGCCCTGGGGCCCACCGCGGAGCTGATTGGCATGGACCTGCCGGCGACGGCGGAGGTGGCGCATGGGGAAGCGTGA